The Humulus lupulus chromosome 3, drHumLupu1.1, whole genome shotgun sequence genome window below encodes:
- the LOC133821848 gene encoding protein DETOXIFICATION 12-like isoform X1 yields MAAHSDNSYKEAMEESLLLRPQQSSEEERGIIRRRSSINGGNNEIALTWKVFFQEVKRLGFLAGPLVAVVLSQFLLQVISIMMVGHLGELALSSSAIANSLSVVTGLSVLLGMASALETMCGQAYGAKQYKKLGLHTYTAIFCLFLVCIPLSLIWMFMGKILVLIGQDPLISHEAGRFIKWLIPALFAYATLQPLVRYFQTQSMIAPMVMTSCGILCFHIPLCWVLVFKSGMGNVGGALAISISFWLNAIILGFYVKFSPSCEKTRAPISMEIFHGIKDFFRLAIPSAIMICLEWWSFELIILMSGMLPDPQLETSVLSVCLQTISTLYSIPYGVGAAASTRVSNELGAGNPQGARIATFAAMFLAIAETTIVATTLFVCRGVFGYTFSNEKEVVNYVTELAPLVCLSVVLDSIQGVLSGIARGCGWQHIGAFINLGSFYLCGIPIAAMLGFWVQLRGKGLWIGIQVGAFVQVTLLSLVTGCTNWEKQASMARERLSGDRSKNDLEQQMS; encoded by the exons ATGGCAGCTCACTCAGATAATAGTTATAAGGAAGCCATGGAAGAGAGCTTATTACTAAGGCCACAACAGAGCAGTGAAGAAGAAAGAGGTATTATTAGGAGGAGGAGTAGTATCAATGGTGGGAATAATGAGATTGCTCTAACATGGAAGGTGTTTTTTCAAGAAGTGAAGAGATTAGGGTTCTTAGCAGGACCACTTGTGGCAGTGGTTTTATCTCAGTTTCTATTACAGGTTATTTCCATTATGATGGTTGGTCACCTTGGAGAACTTGCTCTTTCGAGCTCTGCCATAGCCAACTCTCTCTCTGTGGTCACTGGTTTGAGTGTtctt TTGGGAATGGCCAGTGCACTTGAGACCATGTGTGGGCAAGCATATGGAGCCAAGCAATATAAGAAACTTGGGCTTCATACTTACACTGCAATATTTTGTTTGTTCTTGGTTTGTATTCCATTATCTTTGATTTGGATGTTCATGGGAAAAATACTTGTTCTCATTGGCCAAGACCCTCTTATTTCTCATGAAGCTGGAAGATTCATAAAATGGCTTATTCCTGCTCTCTTTGCATATGCAACTCTTCAACCACTTGTTAGATACTTTCAAACCCAAAGCATGATAGCTCCAATGGTCATGACCTCTTGTGGCATACTTTGTTTCCATATTCCTCTATGTTGGGTTTTAGTATTCAAGTCTGGAATGGGAAATGTTGGAGGAGCATTGGCCATAAGCATTTCTTTCTGGTTAAATGCCATCATACTCGGGTTCTATGTAAAGTTTTCTCCTTCATGTGAAAAAACTCGAGCTCCAATTTCTATGGAAATATTTCACGGGATCAAAGACTTCTTTCGCCTGGCTATCCCTTCTGCAATAATGATCTG CCTGGAGTGGTGGTCATTTGAGCTGATTATTCTGATGTCTGGGATGCTACCAGATCCACAGCTTGAAACTTCAGTTCTTTCTGTATG CCTACAAACTATCTCTACATTATATTCAATTCCATATGGAGTAGGTGCTGCAGCAAg TACAAGAGTTTCAAATGAATTAGGAGCTGGGAATCCACAAGGAGCTAGGATTGCAACCTTTGCTGCAATGTTTCTGGCCATAGCAGAGACAACTATAGTAGCCACAACCCTTTTCGTGTGCCGAGGTGTTTTCGGTTACACTTTCAGCAACGAAAAGGAGGTTGTGAACTATGTCACAGAATTGGCTCCTCTGGTTTGTTTATCTGTTGTACTAGACAGCATACAAGGAGTCCTATCAG GTATTGCTAGAGGATGTGGGTGGCAGCACATAGGAGCATTCATAAACCTTGGGTCATTTTATCTGTGTGGAATTCCAATAGCTGCTATGTTGGGTTTTTGGGTACAATTGAGAGGAAAGGGGCTCTGGATTGGTATACAAGTAGGTGCCTTTGTGCAAGTCACTTTGCTTTCTCTTGTCACTGGTTGTACAAACTGGGAAAAACAG GCAAGTATGGCAAGGGAGAGATTATCTGGGGATAGATCAAAAAATGACTTGGAGCAGCAGATGAGCTGA
- the LOC133821848 gene encoding protein DETOXIFICATION 12-like isoform X2, with amino-acid sequence MASALETMCGQAYGAKQYKKLGLHTYTAIFCLFLVCIPLSLIWMFMGKILVLIGQDPLISHEAGRFIKWLIPALFAYATLQPLVRYFQTQSMIAPMVMTSCGILCFHIPLCWVLVFKSGMGNVGGALAISISFWLNAIILGFYVKFSPSCEKTRAPISMEIFHGIKDFFRLAIPSAIMICLEWWSFELIILMSGMLPDPQLETSVLSVCLQTISTLYSIPYGVGAAASTRVSNELGAGNPQGARIATFAAMFLAIAETTIVATTLFVCRGVFGYTFSNEKEVVNYVTELAPLVCLSVVLDSIQGVLSGIARGCGWQHIGAFINLGSFYLCGIPIAAMLGFWVQLRGKGLWIGIQVGAFVQVTLLSLVTGCTNWEKQASMARERLSGDRSKNDLEQQMS; translated from the exons ATGGCCAGTGCACTTGAGACCATGTGTGGGCAAGCATATGGAGCCAAGCAATATAAGAAACTTGGGCTTCATACTTACACTGCAATATTTTGTTTGTTCTTGGTTTGTATTCCATTATCTTTGATTTGGATGTTCATGGGAAAAATACTTGTTCTCATTGGCCAAGACCCTCTTATTTCTCATGAAGCTGGAAGATTCATAAAATGGCTTATTCCTGCTCTCTTTGCATATGCAACTCTTCAACCACTTGTTAGATACTTTCAAACCCAAAGCATGATAGCTCCAATGGTCATGACCTCTTGTGGCATACTTTGTTTCCATATTCCTCTATGTTGGGTTTTAGTATTCAAGTCTGGAATGGGAAATGTTGGAGGAGCATTGGCCATAAGCATTTCTTTCTGGTTAAATGCCATCATACTCGGGTTCTATGTAAAGTTTTCTCCTTCATGTGAAAAAACTCGAGCTCCAATTTCTATGGAAATATTTCACGGGATCAAAGACTTCTTTCGCCTGGCTATCCCTTCTGCAATAATGATCTG CCTGGAGTGGTGGTCATTTGAGCTGATTATTCTGATGTCTGGGATGCTACCAGATCCACAGCTTGAAACTTCAGTTCTTTCTGTATG CCTACAAACTATCTCTACATTATATTCAATTCCATATGGAGTAGGTGCTGCAGCAAg TACAAGAGTTTCAAATGAATTAGGAGCTGGGAATCCACAAGGAGCTAGGATTGCAACCTTTGCTGCAATGTTTCTGGCCATAGCAGAGACAACTATAGTAGCCACAACCCTTTTCGTGTGCCGAGGTGTTTTCGGTTACACTTTCAGCAACGAAAAGGAGGTTGTGAACTATGTCACAGAATTGGCTCCTCTGGTTTGTTTATCTGTTGTACTAGACAGCATACAAGGAGTCCTATCAG GTATTGCTAGAGGATGTGGGTGGCAGCACATAGGAGCATTCATAAACCTTGGGTCATTTTATCTGTGTGGAATTCCAATAGCTGCTATGTTGGGTTTTTGGGTACAATTGAGAGGAAAGGGGCTCTGGATTGGTATACAAGTAGGTGCCTTTGTGCAAGTCACTTTGCTTTCTCTTGTCACTGGTTGTACAAACTGGGAAAAACAG GCAAGTATGGCAAGGGAGAGATTATCTGGGGATAGATCAAAAAATGACTTGGAGCAGCAGATGAGCTGA